In Nocardioides palaemonis, a single genomic region encodes these proteins:
- a CDS encoding NADH-quinone oxidoreductase subunit J: MTFWILAPIMVAAALGILFVRKAVHAALLLAVVMISLAFLYAVLDAPFLFAVQIIVYTGAILMLFLFVMMLIGVDASDSVVETIRGQRVMAVLLGLVFGAVLVVGIGQVALGTAVGLDDANTGGNVPAIANILFSKYVFAFEATSALLITAALGAMVLAHRERLTPKATQADLAAQRLRDYADHGKHLGPLPSPGVYARHNAVDTPALLPDGTAAESSVSRVLAARGTVRSAPALADDIDEVRRQIGDPASMPETSGKDGAPANTTEDVQ, from the coding sequence ATGACCTTCTGGATCCTGGCCCCCATCATGGTCGCGGCGGCGCTCGGCATCCTGTTCGTGCGCAAGGCCGTGCACGCCGCGCTGCTGCTCGCGGTCGTGATGATCAGCCTGGCGTTCCTCTACGCCGTCCTGGACGCGCCGTTCCTCTTCGCGGTCCAGATCATCGTCTACACCGGCGCCATCCTCATGCTGTTCCTCTTCGTGATGATGCTGATCGGCGTCGACGCCTCCGACTCGGTGGTCGAGACGATCCGCGGCCAGCGCGTCATGGCGGTGCTGCTCGGCCTCGTCTTCGGCGCCGTGCTGGTGGTCGGCATCGGGCAGGTCGCCCTCGGCACGGCCGTCGGGCTCGACGACGCCAACACCGGCGGCAACGTCCCGGCCATCGCCAACATCCTGTTCAGCAAGTACGTCTTCGCCTTCGAGGCCACCAGCGCGCTGCTCATCACCGCCGCGCTCGGCGCGATGGTGCTCGCCCACCGCGAGCGCCTCACGCCGAAGGCGACGCAGGCCGACCTCGCCGCGCAGCGCCTGCGTGACTACGCCGACCACGGCAAGCACCTCGGCCCGCTGCCCTCGCCGGGCGTCTACGCCCGGCACAACGCGGTCGACACGCCCGCCCTGCTGCCCGACGGGACCGCCGCCGAGTCGTCGGTGTCGCGCGTGCTCGCCGCCCGCGGCACCGTGCGCTCCGCCCCGGCGCTGGCCGACGACATCGACGAGGTGCGTCGCCAGATCGGCGACCCGGCCTCGATGCCCGAGACGTCCGGCAAGGACGGCGCCCCTGCCAACACGACGGAGGACGTCCAGTGA
- a CDS encoding NADH-quinone oxidoreductase subunit M has product MLTVLVLLPLVGALVVALAPHALARTIGLGFALASLVYGLVVASRYDVGAGMQLTETHTWIEALGVHYALGVDGLGLLMVLLTVAIVPPVMLASWRESDEPGNNGARAYFAWVLALEAMSLAVYTATDVLLFYVVFEATLIPAYFLIGGFGREGRGRAATKFLIYQLAGGLVLLASVVGLYVVSANAGAPSFLISDLAALDIDPTTQRWLFVGFFIAFAIKAPLFPFHTWLADTSEKATPSTSVLLVCVLDKIGTFGMLRYCLGLLPDASQWATPLVVVLALISIVYGALIAIGQDDVLRLIGLTSLSHFGFIVLGIFVFNATGGAGAILYMVNHGIATALMFLVAGFLIHRTGTASIREMGGVEKHAPKLAGAFLIAGLAACGLPGLSPFVSEVMVIIAAFDHHWLVGSVAVLAIVLAAIYALWMYQRTMTGPDRVDMAPVVDLDRREVGIVAPLVLALVLLGFYPIPLLDVINPYVHDSLVSVGLGQEGGQP; this is encoded by the coding sequence ATGCTCACAGTTCTGGTCCTGCTGCCGCTGGTCGGCGCGCTCGTGGTCGCCCTCGCGCCCCACGCGCTCGCGCGCACCATCGGCCTGGGCTTCGCGCTCGCCTCCCTGGTCTACGGCCTCGTGGTCGCGAGCCGCTACGACGTCGGCGCCGGCATGCAGCTCACCGAGACCCACACGTGGATCGAGGCGCTCGGCGTGCACTACGCCCTCGGCGTCGACGGCCTCGGCCTGCTGATGGTCCTGCTGACCGTGGCGATCGTGCCGCCGGTGATGCTGGCCTCGTGGCGCGAGTCCGACGAGCCGGGCAACAACGGCGCCCGCGCGTACTTCGCCTGGGTGCTGGCCCTCGAGGCGATGTCGCTCGCCGTCTACACCGCGACCGACGTGCTGCTGTTCTACGTCGTCTTCGAGGCCACGCTGATCCCGGCGTACTTCCTCATCGGTGGCTTCGGTCGTGAGGGCCGCGGCCGCGCCGCCACGAAGTTCCTGATCTACCAGCTCGCCGGCGGCCTGGTGCTGCTCGCGTCGGTCGTCGGTCTCTACGTCGTCTCCGCGAACGCCGGTGCGCCGAGCTTCCTGATCTCCGACCTCGCCGCGCTCGACATCGACCCGACCACGCAGCGCTGGCTGTTCGTCGGCTTCTTCATCGCCTTCGCGATCAAGGCGCCCCTGTTCCCGTTCCACACCTGGTTGGCCGACACCTCCGAGAAGGCGACGCCCAGCACGTCGGTGCTGCTGGTCTGCGTGCTCGACAAGATCGGCACCTTCGGCATGCTGCGCTACTGCCTCGGGCTGCTGCCCGACGCGTCGCAGTGGGCGACGCCGCTGGTCGTCGTGCTGGCGCTGATCTCGATCGTCTACGGCGCGCTCATCGCGATCGGCCAGGACGACGTGCTGCGCCTGATCGGCCTGACCTCGCTGTCGCACTTCGGCTTCATCGTGCTCGGAATCTTCGTCTTCAACGCCACCGGCGGTGCGGGCGCGATCCTCTACATGGTCAACCACGGCATCGCCACCGCGCTGATGTTCCTGGTGGCCGGGTTCCTCATCCACCGCACCGGCACGGCCTCGATCCGCGAGATGGGCGGCGTCGAGAAGCACGCGCCCAAGCTGGCGGGCGCGTTCCTCATCGCCGGACTCGCGGCGTGCGGCCTGCCCGGCCTCTCGCCGTTCGTCTCCGAGGTGATGGTGATCATCGCCGCGTTCGACCACCACTGGCTGGTCGGCTCGGTGGCGGTGCTCGCGATCGTCCTCGCCGCCATCTACGCGCTGTGGATGTACCAGCGCACGATGACCGGGCCCGACCGCGTCGACATGGCGCCGGTCGTCGACCTCGACCGGCGTGAGGTCGGCATCGTGGCGCCCCTGGTGCTCGCGCTCGTGCTGCTCGGCTTCTACCCGATACCGCTGCTCGACGTCATCAATCCCTACGTCCACGACTCGCTCGTCAGCGTGGGCCTCGGCCAGGAGGGTGGTCAGCCGTGA
- the nuoN gene encoding NADH-quinone oxidoreductase subunit NuoN has product MTEFVKPSVEYFELWPLLVVFGAACLGVVVEAFAPRAARYPAQVGLSLVALVTALVGVVLVAGDVKSYEDGAARGILAVGGTIAVDGPSLFIWGLVLALAIGGVLLFAERYLDGGASAFAGQAATVPGTDAETAAIAAQREHTEVYPLLLFAVFGMMLFPAANDLLTMFVGLEVLSLPLYLLSGLARRRRLLSQEAALKYFMLGAFSSGFFLYGAALIYGYAGSLDFSAINEAVRNDVGSSTLLLIGTGLLSVGLLFKVGAAPFQAWTPDVYQGAPTPVVAFMAAGTKVAAFGALLRLFYVALGADRWSWQPMMWIIAILSMFVGAVLATTQSDIKRLLAYSSVAHTGFLLVGVVGLQGSAQLADGEITSLQAVLFYLATYGFATIGAFAVVGLVRDGGGETTALDRWAGLGKESPVVAAVFAFFLLALAGIPLTAGFVGKLAVFSVALAAGAWPVVVAAILASIIAVFLYVRVIKVMYFDEPVGDGPSVAYPSVLTATTIAVGAAVTLVLGILPGPVLDLAAVAGEFIR; this is encoded by the coding sequence GTGACCGAGTTCGTGAAGCCCAGTGTCGAGTACTTCGAGCTCTGGCCCCTGCTGGTCGTCTTCGGCGCCGCGTGCCTCGGCGTGGTGGTCGAGGCGTTCGCGCCGCGTGCGGCCCGCTACCCCGCCCAGGTCGGGCTGTCCCTGGTCGCCCTGGTCACCGCGCTCGTGGGCGTGGTGCTGGTCGCCGGCGACGTGAAGTCCTACGAGGACGGCGCCGCACGCGGCATCCTCGCCGTCGGCGGCACGATCGCCGTCGACGGGCCGAGCCTCTTCATCTGGGGCCTCGTCCTCGCGCTCGCCATCGGTGGCGTGCTGCTCTTCGCGGAGCGTTACCTCGACGGCGGTGCGTCGGCCTTCGCCGGCCAGGCCGCGACGGTCCCCGGCACCGACGCGGAGACCGCGGCCATCGCGGCCCAGCGCGAGCACACCGAGGTCTACCCGCTGCTGCTGTTCGCGGTCTTCGGGATGATGCTGTTCCCGGCCGCCAACGACCTGCTCACGATGTTCGTCGGGCTCGAGGTCCTCAGCCTGCCGCTCTACCTGCTCAGCGGCCTGGCGCGCCGTCGCCGCCTGCTGAGCCAGGAGGCGGCGCTCAAGTACTTCATGCTCGGCGCGTTCTCCTCCGGGTTCTTCCTCTACGGCGCCGCGCTGATCTACGGCTACGCCGGCTCGCTGGACTTCAGCGCGATCAACGAGGCCGTGCGCAACGACGTCGGCAGCTCGACCCTGCTGCTGATCGGCACCGGCCTGCTCTCCGTCGGCCTGCTCTTCAAGGTCGGTGCCGCCCCGTTCCAGGCCTGGACGCCCGACGTCTACCAGGGCGCGCCCACCCCGGTGGTGGCGTTCATGGCGGCCGGCACCAAGGTCGCGGCGTTCGGCGCGCTGCTGCGCCTGTTCTACGTCGCGCTCGGCGCCGACCGGTGGTCGTGGCAGCCGATGATGTGGATCATCGCGATCCTCTCGATGTTCGTCGGCGCGGTGCTCGCCACCACGCAGAGCGACATCAAGCGGCTGCTGGCCTACTCCTCGGTGGCGCACACCGGCTTCCTGCTCGTCGGCGTGGTCGGCCTGCAGGGCTCGGCGCAGCTCGCCGACGGCGAGATCACCTCGCTGCAGGCCGTGCTGTTCTACCTCGCGACCTACGGCTTCGCGACCATCGGCGCGTTCGCGGTCGTCGGCCTGGTCCGCGACGGCGGCGGCGAGACGACGGCCCTCGACCGCTGGGCCGGCCTCGGCAAGGAGTCGCCGGTCGTTGCGGCGGTCTTCGCGTTCTTCCTGCTGGCGCTGGCCGGCATCCCACTGACGGCCGGCTTCGTGGGCAAGCTCGCGGTCTTCTCCGTGGCGCTCGCGGCGGGCGCGTGGCCGGTCGTGGTGGCCGCGATCCTGGCGAGCATCATCGCGGTGTTCCTCTACGTCCGGGTCATCAAGGTCATGTACTTCGACGAGCCGGTCGGCGACGGCCCGAGCGTCGCGTACCCGTCGGTCCTCACCGCCACGACGATCGCCGTCGGCGCCGCGGTGACCCTCGTGCTGGGCATCCTGCCGGGCCCGGTGCTCGACCTGGCCGCGGTTGCGGGAGAATTCATCAGGTGA
- the nuoL gene encoding NADH-quinone oxidoreductase subunit L, which yields MGSGGVFDLLWLVIALPLLGAVVLLGVAPFLPASLRASVDKHGHLLGTAMAALSFVLSLTLFLTLLGRDAEERQVGQHLWTWFETGSLRVGMDLLYDPLAALFLLLITGVGSLIHVYAIGYMEHDARRRRFFGYLNLFVAAMLTLILSANFVGLFLGWEGVGLASYLLIGFWQHKPSAAAAAKKAFVINRVGDIGLTLAIALMFATFGSTDFGAVSELAGDADQATLNALGLLLLLGACGKSAQVPLQAWLLDAMEGPTPVSALIHAATMVTAGVYLVVRANFIYELTPVAQTAVVVVATVTLLWGAILGCAKDDIKKALAGSTMSQIGYMMLAAGLGPVGYPFAIFHLLTHGFFKANMFLGAGSVMHGMDDDVDMRHYGALRTAMPVTFLTFAMGYLAIIGFPGFSGFWSKDRIIESALADNLLVGLLALLGAGITAFYMTRLMLMTFFGEKRWESDVHPHESSKVMTVPLIVLAALSVLGGVLLLGDWIVTWLEPVTGTAEHHEPPLPALVITLIITAVVAAGVATAWFLVGKPEVPRTAPTEVSFATRAARADLYGDAINDAVVVRPGASLVTGLTSLDRAGIDGAVMGGAASVGGISRTLRRVQNGFVRSYALSLLGGALLVVLALLAVNLG from the coding sequence ATGGGCAGCGGCGGCGTCTTCGACCTGCTCTGGCTGGTCATCGCCCTGCCGCTGCTCGGCGCGGTCGTGCTGCTCGGCGTCGCGCCGTTCCTCCCGGCGTCGCTGCGCGCCTCGGTCGACAAGCACGGCCACCTCCTCGGCACCGCGATGGCCGCGCTCTCCTTCGTCCTCAGCCTGACGCTGTTCCTCACGCTGCTCGGCCGTGACGCCGAGGAGCGCCAGGTCGGCCAGCACCTGTGGACCTGGTTCGAGACCGGCTCGCTGCGTGTCGGCATGGACCTGCTCTACGACCCGCTCGCGGCGCTGTTCCTGCTGCTGATCACCGGCGTCGGCTCGCTGATCCACGTCTACGCGATCGGCTACATGGAGCACGACGCCCGCCGGCGTCGGTTCTTCGGCTACCTCAACCTCTTCGTGGCCGCGATGCTCACGCTGATCCTCTCGGCCAACTTCGTGGGCCTGTTCCTCGGCTGGGAGGGCGTCGGCCTCGCGTCGTACCTCCTCATCGGCTTCTGGCAGCACAAGCCGTCCGCGGCCGCCGCTGCGAAGAAGGCGTTCGTCATCAACCGCGTCGGTGACATCGGCCTGACGCTGGCGATCGCGCTGATGTTCGCCACCTTCGGCTCCACCGACTTCGGCGCCGTCAGCGAGCTGGCCGGCGACGCCGACCAGGCGACGCTCAACGCGCTCGGCCTGCTGCTCCTCCTCGGCGCCTGCGGCAAGTCGGCCCAGGTGCCGCTCCAGGCGTGGCTGCTCGACGCGATGGAGGGCCCGACCCCGGTGTCGGCGCTCATCCACGCCGCGACCATGGTCACCGCGGGCGTCTACCTCGTGGTCCGCGCCAACTTCATCTACGAGCTCACCCCGGTCGCGCAGACCGCGGTCGTGGTGGTCGCCACCGTCACGCTGCTGTGGGGCGCGATCCTCGGCTGCGCCAAGGACGACATCAAGAAGGCGCTCGCCGGCTCGACGATGAGCCAGATCGGCTACATGATGCTCGCCGCCGGCCTCGGCCCGGTCGGCTACCCGTTCGCGATCTTCCACCTGCTGACCCACGGCTTCTTCAAGGCCAACATGTTCCTCGGGGCCGGGTCGGTCATGCACGGGATGGACGACGACGTCGACATGCGCCACTACGGCGCCCTGCGCACCGCCATGCCGGTCACCTTCCTGACCTTCGCCATGGGCTACCTCGCGATCATCGGGTTCCCGGGCTTCTCGGGCTTCTGGTCCAAGGACCGGATCATCGAGTCCGCGCTGGCCGACAACCTGCTGGTCGGCCTGCTCGCGCTGCTCGGCGCCGGCATCACCGCGTTCTACATGACCCGCCTGATGCTGATGACCTTCTTCGGCGAGAAGCGCTGGGAGTCCGACGTGCACCCGCACGAGTCGTCCAAGGTGATGACGGTCCCGCTGATCGTGCTGGCGGCGCTCTCCGTCCTCGGCGGCGTGCTGCTGCTCGGCGACTGGATCGTGACCTGGCTCGAGCCGGTGACCGGTACCGCCGAGCACCACGAGCCTCCGCTGCCCGCCCTGGTGATCACGCTGATCATCACCGCGGTCGTCGCGGCCGGCGTCGCGACCGCCTGGTTCCTCGTCGGCAAGCCCGAGGTCCCGCGCACCGCGCCGACGGAGGTCTCCTTCGCCACCCGCGCGGCCCGCGCCGACCTCTACGGCGACGCGATCAACGACGCGGTGGTCGTACGCCCCGGCGCGTCGCTGGTCACCGGCCTGACCTCCCTCGACCGCGCCGGCATCGACGGTGCCGTCATGGGCGGCGCAGCGAGTGTCGGCGGGATCTCCCGGACCCTGCGGCGCGTCCAGAACGGCTTCGTCCGCTCCTACGCCCTGTCCCTCCTCGGTGGCGCCCTGCTGGTCGTCCTCGCTCTCCTGGCGGTGAACCTCGGATGA
- the nuoI gene encoding NADH-quinone oxidoreductase subunit NuoI — MSDPNQPSKGIKESLWDPIAGFGVTFRTMFKKVVTEQYPFEKLPTAPRFHGRHQLNRWPDGLEKCIGCELCAWACPADAIYVEGASNSDAPDADGNSQRFSPGERYGRVYQINYLRCILCGLCIEACPTRALTMTNEYELADDNRADLIYEKSDLLAPLLPGMEQPPHPMRLGDDEGDYYRGTTR; from the coding sequence ATGAGTGACCCGAACCAGCCCTCGAAGGGCATCAAGGAGTCCCTCTGGGACCCGATCGCCGGCTTCGGCGTCACCTTCCGGACGATGTTCAAGAAGGTCGTCACCGAGCAGTACCCCTTCGAGAAGCTGCCGACCGCGCCGCGGTTCCACGGACGCCACCAGCTCAACCGCTGGCCCGACGGCCTCGAGAAGTGCATCGGCTGCGAGCTGTGCGCCTGGGCCTGCCCGGCCGACGCGATCTACGTCGAGGGCGCGTCCAACAGCGATGCCCCCGACGCCGACGGCAACAGCCAGCGCTTCAGCCCCGGCGAGCGCTACGGCCGCGTCTACCAGATCAACTACCTGCGCTGCATCCTGTGCGGGCTCTGCATCGAGGCCTGCCCGACGCGCGCGCTGACGATGACCAACGAGTACGAGCTGGCCGACGACAACCGCGCCGACCTGATCTACGAGAAGTCCGACCTGCTCGCCCCGCTGCTGCCGGGCATGGAGCAGCCCCCGCACCCGATGCGCCTCGGCGACGACGAGGGCGACTACTACAGGGGGACCACGCGATGA
- a CDS encoding GNAT family N-acetyltransferase codes for MGLTTVDGATEADGAEVWSVYDPVFGDQPDEATWREVVWERHTARDGFRLVRAYEAGRAVGFAYGYTGRAGQWWTDHVRGTLAPDVADTWLDGHFEVVSIGVLPGSRGLGTGRALLRALLVGLPHDRLLLMTTADPDDPARRLYAGEGWDVLGPGTGDATVVMGRRGSA; via the coding sequence ATGGGGCTGACGACGGTCGATGGGGCGACGGAAGCGGACGGCGCCGAGGTGTGGTCGGTCTACGACCCGGTCTTCGGCGACCAGCCGGACGAGGCGACCTGGCGCGAAGTCGTGTGGGAGCGCCACACCGCACGCGATGGTTTCCGGCTGGTCCGGGCGTACGAGGCGGGGCGGGCCGTCGGGTTCGCCTACGGCTACACCGGTCGCGCCGGTCAGTGGTGGACCGACCACGTCCGCGGGACGCTCGCGCCGGACGTGGCGGACACCTGGCTGGACGGGCACTTCGAGGTGGTCAGCATCGGCGTGCTGCCCGGCTCGCGGGGCCTCGGCACCGGCCGCGCCCTGCTGCGCGCCCTGCTCGTGGGCCTCCCCCACGACCGGCTGCTGCTGATGACAACAGCCGATCCGGACGACCCCGCGCGTCGGCTCTACGCCGGGGAGGGCTGGGACGTGCTCGGGCCGGGCACCGGCGACGCGACGGTCGTCATGGGCCGACGCGGGAGCGCCTGA
- the nuoK gene encoding NADH-quinone oxidoreductase subunit NuoK has protein sequence MTQYVVLSAILFTIGCVGVLTRRNAIVVFMCVELMLNACNLAFVAFARQHGNLDGQITAFFVMVVAAAEVVIGLAIIMTIFRTRRSASVDDASLLKY, from the coding sequence GTGACGCAGTACGTGGTCCTCTCCGCGATCCTCTTCACGATCGGCTGCGTGGGCGTGCTCACCCGCCGCAACGCGATCGTGGTGTTCATGTGCGTGGAGCTGATGCTCAACGCCTGCAACCTCGCGTTCGTCGCCTTCGCCCGCCAGCACGGCAACCTCGACGGCCAGATCACCGCCTTCTTCGTGATGGTCGTGGCAGCCGCCGAGGTCGTGATCGGCCTCGCGATCATCATGACCATCTTCCGCACCCGACGCTCGGCCTCGGTCGACGACGCCAGCCTGCTGAAGTACTGA
- a CDS encoding DUF6461 domain-containing protein has protein sequence MDDPVAHYEALLDETAATFHGDGGTVLVAAGATVAEVVDALGGVSVEDVPADELDPEAFTWSAYLLTAIDGGVLAVEDTGYADPPTAVLVALSRGGRAAAVVRDNIQAHQRFGCARDGVLLFDEHEYVYLDDRSRVPAELRELFDRAWVDLDDDAAVDDGAEDGTAVGLAMAEVVTGLHLIADDTRRLASDDATVVLVRVLQYADELEG, from the coding sequence ATGGACGACCCGGTCGCGCACTACGAGGCCCTGCTGGACGAGACGGCCGCCACCTTCCACGGCGACGGCGGGACCGTGCTGGTCGCGGCGGGTGCCACGGTCGCCGAGGTGGTGGACGCGCTCGGCGGCGTGAGCGTCGAGGACGTCCCGGCCGACGAGCTCGACCCGGAGGCCTTCACCTGGAGCGCGTACCTGCTGACCGCGATCGACGGCGGCGTGCTCGCGGTCGAGGACACCGGCTACGCCGACCCGCCGACCGCGGTGCTGGTCGCGCTGTCCCGCGGCGGTCGTGCGGCCGCCGTGGTGCGCGACAACATCCAGGCCCACCAGCGCTTCGGGTGCGCCCGCGACGGCGTGCTGCTCTTCGACGAGCACGAGTACGTCTACCTCGACGACCGATCTCGCGTCCCCGCCGAGCTGCGCGAGCTCTTCGACCGCGCCTGGGTCGACCTCGACGACGACGCGGCGGTCGACGACGGGGCCGAGGACGGAACGGCCGTGGGCCTGGCGATGGCGGAGGTCGTCACCGGGCTGCACCTGATCGCCGACGACACGCGCCGGCTCGCCTCCGACGACGCCACCGTCGTCCTCGTCCGCGTCCTGCAGTACGCCGACGAGCTCGAGGGCTGA
- a CDS encoding polyprenyl synthetase family protein: MTDSPLALPVVDAALEQRLVDRLARIDELLAGHCQGRTPYVTEAATHLMMAGGKRFRPLLVLLAAETGPHPEAEEVHTAACVVELTHVASLYHDDVMDEADLRRGADTANARWDNLVAILTGDFLFGRSSELTADLGPDAVRIQAQTFTRLVEGQIQETVKPGPGEDPLEHYLDVVAGKTGSLIATSARYGAMFGGARPEVVEALAAYGEIVGSAFQLSDDILDIASESETSGKTPGTDLREGVPTLPVLMAQASTDPADTRLLELLGRPLTDDDEHAEALSLLRAHPAMDRAREHVLGQAAQAKKLLEVLDPGPVRTALESFADVVATRSA; this comes from the coding sequence GTGACCGACTCGCCCCTCGCTCTCCCCGTCGTCGACGCCGCTCTCGAGCAGCGGCTCGTCGACCGGCTCGCCCGCATCGACGAGCTGCTCGCCGGGCACTGCCAGGGACGCACGCCCTACGTCACCGAGGCGGCCACCCACCTCATGATGGCCGGCGGCAAGCGGTTCCGGCCGCTGCTGGTGCTGCTCGCCGCGGAGACCGGCCCGCACCCGGAGGCCGAGGAGGTGCACACGGCCGCGTGCGTCGTGGAGCTGACCCACGTGGCGTCGCTCTACCACGACGACGTGATGGACGAGGCCGACCTGCGTCGCGGCGCCGACACGGCCAACGCGCGCTGGGACAACCTCGTCGCGATCCTCACCGGTGACTTCCTCTTCGGCCGCTCGTCCGAGCTCACCGCCGACCTGGGGCCCGACGCGGTGCGGATCCAGGCGCAGACCTTCACCCGGCTGGTCGAGGGCCAGATCCAGGAGACGGTCAAGCCCGGCCCGGGCGAGGATCCGCTGGAGCACTACCTCGACGTCGTCGCCGGCAAGACGGGGTCGCTGATCGCCACCTCGGCGCGCTACGGCGCGATGTTCGGCGGTGCCCGGCCCGAGGTCGTGGAGGCGCTGGCCGCCTACGGCGAGATCGTGGGCTCGGCCTTCCAGCTCTCCGACGACATCCTCGACATCGCCTCGGAGTCGGAGACGTCCGGCAAGACGCCCGGCACCGACCTGCGCGAGGGCGTCCCCACGCTCCCGGTCCTGATGGCGCAGGCCTCCACGGACCCGGCCGACACCCGCCTCCTCGAGCTCCTCGGCCGTCCGCTCACCGACGACGACGAGCACGCCGAGGCGCTGTCGCTGCTGCGCGCGCACCCCGCGATGGACCGCGCGCGCGAGCACGTCCTCGGCCAGGCCGCTCAGGCCAAGAAGCTGCTCGAGGTCCTCGACCCCGGCCCGGTCCGCACCGCGCTGGAGTCGTTCGCCGACGTCGTGGCCACCCGCTCGGCCTGA
- a CDS encoding HNH endonuclease signature motif containing protein: MSETLAGPEEEVAHDDLADLDASTLLASIRDSRRHEHAEAARQLALAARWADLHPPESIHHAATFTSRGAGTEQTEPIAGDGCPLVAEFCIPELGAVLGISTTAAKRLIGHALELRHRLPRLWALVHAGHVPAWRARLVAETTIHAVPTLTRDAAGWVDAQVAAVAGKVGTAQLDRLVAEAIKRHDLDPASRPDTAHGEDDADFAADRHLATDARHATIDSRHLHYDGLMRMEAMLDLADALDLDQALAHRAEVFKALGSTAPLDARRAAALGDLARTQTSLDLHHQSQTTSQPEQPEQPEQPEPTKPSEPTEPTEPNGPTGPTGPSAPTAAAGDTLPAAREVVLHVHLDAHLLTDDTGQVVETVFGPTARLEKGQRLALLDQVQTWCATSRTKVTIRPVIDLNAELTGPGYPVPDRIREQVVLRDRTCVFPWCTRPARACDIDHVIPYDHDAAADGDADGRPQPGPTATSNLAALCRSHHRLKTHTPWRYEHLRPGVFEWTSPHGHHYLRDHHGTTALDPPAVTIGPPGLVTGLRPSSTNEPDEHDETSDSRP, from the coding sequence ATGAGCGAGACGCTGGCAGGACCCGAGGAAGAGGTCGCACACGACGACCTGGCCGACCTCGACGCCTCGACGCTGCTCGCCTCGATCCGCGACTCCCGCCGCCACGAGCACGCCGAAGCCGCTCGACAGCTCGCCCTCGCCGCCCGCTGGGCCGACCTCCACCCACCCGAGTCGATCCACCACGCCGCCACCTTCACCAGCCGCGGCGCCGGCACCGAGCAGACCGAGCCCATCGCCGGCGACGGCTGCCCCCTCGTCGCCGAGTTCTGCATCCCCGAGCTCGGCGCCGTCCTCGGCATCTCCACCACCGCCGCGAAACGGCTCATCGGACACGCCCTCGAGCTGCGCCACCGCCTCCCCCGCCTCTGGGCCCTCGTCCACGCCGGGCACGTCCCCGCCTGGCGCGCCCGGCTCGTCGCCGAGACCACCATCCACGCCGTCCCCACCCTCACCCGCGACGCCGCCGGGTGGGTCGACGCCCAGGTCGCGGCCGTCGCCGGGAAGGTCGGCACCGCCCAGCTCGACCGCCTCGTCGCCGAAGCCATCAAGCGTCACGACCTCGACCCGGCGTCTCGACCCGACACCGCCCACGGCGAGGACGACGCCGACTTCGCCGCCGACCGCCACCTCGCCACCGACGCCCGCCACGCCACCATCGACTCCCGCCACCTCCACTACGACGGCCTCATGCGCATGGAGGCGATGCTCGACCTCGCCGACGCCCTCGACCTCGACCAGGCCCTCGCCCACCGCGCCGAGGTGTTCAAGGCCCTCGGCTCCACCGCACCCCTCGACGCCCGACGCGCCGCCGCGCTCGGCGACCTCGCCCGCACCCAGACCTCCCTCGACCTCCACCACCAGAGCCAGACCACCAGCCAGCCCGAGCAGCCCGAGCAGCCCGAGCAGCCCGAGCCCACCAAGCCATCCGAGCCCACTGAGCCGACTGAGCCCAACGGACCGACCGGACCTACCGGACCGTCCGCGCCGACCGCCGCCGCCGGCGACACCCTCCCCGCGGCCCGCGAGGTCGTCCTGCACGTCCACCTCGACGCCCACCTGCTCACCGACGACACCGGTCAGGTCGTCGAGACCGTGTTCGGCCCCACCGCGAGGCTCGAGAAGGGTCAGCGCCTCGCGCTGCTCGACCAGGTCCAGACCTGGTGCGCCACCTCGCGCACCAAGGTCACCATCCGTCCCGTCATCGACCTCAACGCCGAGCTCACCGGCCCCGGCTACCCCGTCCCCGACCGGATCCGCGAACAGGTCGTCCTCCGCGACCGCACCTGCGTCTTCCCTTGGTGCACCCGCCCCGCCCGGGCCTGCGACATCGACCACGTGATCCCGTACGACCACGACGCCGCAGCCGACGGGGATGCCGACGGCAGGCCACAACCCGGACCGACAGCCACCTCCAACCTCGCCGCCCTCTGCCGGTCACACCACCGCCTCAAGACCCACACCCCCTGGCGCTATGAGCACCTGCGCCCCGGCGTCTTCGAGTGGACCAGCCCCCACGGCCACCACTACCTCCGCGACCACCACGGCACCACCGCCCTCGACCCACCCGCGGTGACGATCGGGCCACCAGGTCTCGTGACGGGACTCCGTCCCTCCTCGACCAACGAGCCCGACGAGCACGACGAGACCAGCGACAGCCGACCATGA